The Setaria viridis chromosome 6, Setaria_viridis_v4.0, whole genome shotgun sequence genome includes the window TAGTCCCTCTCATACGAGCGTGCCGAGCGCAACGCgacaccgccgtcgccggcgacagCGCCGCCGTTGACTCCTACGTTGACTCTCTCCTCGGCCTCCGAATCCCCGAAGACGGAGGAACCCGGAATCTCACTGATGGCGAGATGGTGAGCTTGTGCTCCGAGTTCCTGGTCGCCGGCACCGactccacggcggcggtggtgcagtGGATCATGGCGAACCTCGTGGCGCAGCCGGAGATCCAAGGAAGGCTCCGGGCTGAGATACGCCAGGTCGCCGGCGCGAGTATCCAAGAAGAGCACCTGCCGCGGATGCCGTTCCTCCGCGCCGTCGTGCTGGAGGGGCtccggcgccacccgccgggccaCTTCGTGCTGCCGCACGCGGCGACAGagaccgacggcggcggcgtgacgcTCGAGGGCTTCAGCGTGCCGAGACACACGTCGGTGAACTTCACGGTGGCCGGGATGGGGCTGGACGAGGCGGTGTGGCCGGACGCGCGGCGGTTCCGGCCGGAGCGGttcctccccggcggcgagggcgcggacGTCGACCTCACCGGCGGtaaggagatcaagatgatgccgttcggcgccgggcggcggatCTGCCCGGGGATGGCGCTGGCGCTGCTACACCTGGAGTTCGTCGTGGCCAACCTCGTCGCCGAGTTCGAATGGCGAGAGGTGGCCGGCGAGCCGGTGGAATTCGCCGAGAAGCAGGAGCTGTCCGTCGTGATGCGGCGGCCGCTCCGTGCCAGCGTCGTCCGGTGCACAAGGAATGAAAGAACGTGAGCTGCTGAGCCAACCTGACACAGTTCATTGAAAATATTTCTGCTACCTGCTTGTTTGCTTGTTTACTGTACATGGGTTTTTGACTCTGAAGATGCAAGAGCTTTGGAAACTGCAAAGAGACCAATTTGAAAGATGGACACAAGCTCATAGCTGAAGGTTGGCATGTAATTCATACATGAACGGTGTGTTTGTAACTTCTAAGACTGAATCCAAGGATCAGTATTTCCTGTTTTCATCGGAGCAACTGGTGACTAAAAGAGCTTTTCAATGCTTTCTCTAAAGCACAACGGTGCTGATGTAGCTACTTACTAATGATGTCTCTGTTGGGCATCATTCCATCTAGATGACAAAGTCCCAAACTGTAACCTTGGTTCTTCCCTTTTAATGAAATACGTGTTAAGGCACGGTCGTGAAAAAAATGCTTTCTTTAAATAAATAACAACGAAACGAAAATGGCACAATATGCTAAAGGCCGCAAGCACTGAGTAATTATATTCACTAAAAAAATGCCAAATATTCAATTGGAAACCATGAAAATTTGCAACGCCCGTACTACGTTACTTCGCAAATTTGCCGTGCATTTTTGGCGCAAAAGAAATCTGTAACTAAGTTGGGCCGTTCACCACTTAATCTTCTTGGCCCAAGCGACTCCTTTTCCGTGGGCCGCGCAGCAAAACTCCACCCGAGTCCCGAGCTAGCGATATCCGTTGCAGTACGACGGACTTGAGGAGCGCTCTCGCTTGCTGCCGGCGGCAACTGCAGCGATGCGAGCCGCGGCAGGAGGCCGCGCGGTGTTCCACCTCCAGCAcctccgcccgcgccctccATGCCGAGCTTCTCCTGCTCCCGCCACCGCGGTCCTCCCCCACTCCGCGCCCGCGAGCCGCGcctaccaccgccgcctccccaaAGGTTTGTTGTCTTATCCGCCCCCGCCTCTCCCGCCCACCCTCGCACGCAGGGTGTTCGACGGAATGCCCACCGCCGTTCCCGTTCACTACGGCCTAGGTGGAGCTAGTCACGGGCACGCCGTTGGCGGTCTGTTTTCTCGCGCGGGTTGCTGCTTTGCGCGGTGAACTTCGCGCTTCGTTTCTGTTGGAACCTACGTGCTGTTCTTGCGTGATTACTACACCAGTTTCCACATGGTATTTGACCCAATAAAGTTGAGGAAATGGTTCCTCTTATGCTGCAGTTGGTCTTCCTGAGCTCCCTCCTTAGCTTTTCCTCCTCCTTCATAGGCAATGGTTACCAGAAAGGTGTTTGATGAAATGCCCATTGCCAGTTAGGCTTATCAGTCTGAATAATGCTCCAACAAGCATTATTCTTGTGGTGTGTTTTCATTTCAGTTTCCAGATATTGTTTTGATTATTTTCCACCGTTACTGCTTTCAAACTCAGGCTTTTTACCTACTCTGGAGCCGGGGGTTTCAGCAGTCTACTTGTGTCGGCGAGTACACTCCACAACATGTAGTGTTTCATTGGATGGCAGATTACAGGGAGAGTTAGATGGTGCAAAGGTAAACTATTTTCTCACATTTTATAAGTAATGCAATTTTTCATGTACAACAGGGCAAAACATCGAACCAGCCTCTTTGCagaattttaaaagaattttgcaaGGGTAAGGCTGTCTAGGAATTCCCTTCCCCAGACCCcaccttgtgtgggagctttTCGCACTGGGTATGCCCTTTTTTAACAGGGCAAAACATCGAAACCAATGTTCCTACTAAATGAAATGGGAAACAGTGTAAAGCTGATGGCTGTTCTGAAAACTGTAGGTCCCTGCTCCTGGTGTATTTAATCTTGAGTACAACTGAGGGCTAGTGGTTAGAATCACTTAGATGGAAAACTCATGAATACACTGGATTGTTTAAGTGCATGGTTTTACTTAAGTTGTAGTCAAACGGTTGGACACAAAGCATTTCCCTTTAATTTTCCCTGTCTAATCGATTCATTTCTGACGCGCTTGTTTATTTGAATCATTCCACAAAATAAGAATGTCTTCTGTTAGGAAAAGTGATTTATTAGCATATTTGTATATATCTACAGCTGAAATGCATGTGTAAGTTTATTATCGTGTTTACCTGCTATTCTGCTTCTTATACCTGTTTTCAGGGAGAAGTGCGAAAACATGAAACAGTTGGTGCATTTCAAAAAATACCAATGGTGATGCCTGCAACCGATATACTTATGTCAGCACAAAGGAAATCAAGAAATGTGCCACCGACAAAGGGTAAGCTTCACCTTATCATTTTGTAGTTAGTATCACACTTTGCTCTGAAGAGTGAAGGTCATTCTCTTAACCATTTGGTTTCAACACCAGACATTTGCTTTATGATCCACATGTGATGTAGGCATAGCAAATATCGCTAAGCGCGAAAGGAACAAAGGTGCGAAACAACTTGATGCCTTAATGAAAGTAAGTCCGTTGTGTCGTCCCTTTGTGACTCAGTTCGTTCATTTTGATTACTGAGAGACCCTCGTTTGTCAGGAACTTTCAGTACCACTGAGAACATACACAGAAAACTTCCCTAAGAGGAGAGATTTGCATCCTTATGAGAGGTCTCTCATTGAGTTGACTTTTGGGGAGGGTTATTATGAGCAGGTATAGTTCTCAGAGTACTGTCTTCTTGGTTTTAGTATTAGTATGAGATTGTCCATGATGTTACTGAAACACATTATCAACTTGACGTGGATAATACTTTCTTCAAGTGTGTATACTATGATGCTTTTCTCTTCCACTCTTTGAGTTATTATGATGTTGGTAGTGCCCTGCAGGTTCTAGGACGAGTCGATGCTCTCAGGAAAAGGATTACTTCTGTTGGAAAGCAACATGCTTCAGTGTGTGCTAAGGTTAGAATTATATGCAAAATGATTTATATTTTAATCACAGTCATACATATCGTCTTTTGTATGTTCATGCTTGAAACTCATGTCCCAGAATTATCTTAGTTCTGAAACCATCTGACTGAGTACCACAATTTCAGTCTAATGGATTATTTTGATCTTACTTATCAAAGTTTCAAAAGCACGGTTTGAATTTTCACAATGATCATTAGCAGTTTGTTCGTTCTTATGGCTAATAAAATCATAAGGGCCTGAAAGTTACTCTCCGTGTCAGTGTAACATTCTAGTAAAAAATACAGGGAAAATGTGGGATGCTGTTTTGTCTAAAATCAGATCTGTATATCTCTATTTAACAAAATATCTTCTATATTTTGACATTCTTGCGATAGCTCCCAGAGCTGGAATTTGGGTAcaagttattttttttcttaggaAATATTATGAAATTTGATTCCTGATGTATATATTTGACCTTGACAGTCAACAACAAAACGTGAAGCAGAGGAGCGCCTCGCTGAGGTTTGTTCAAGTCTCAACTTGTATAAATGGTTGCTGTTCTTGATCCTTCAGTGTCTTATGGATCATTGTCAAATTTTATCTGGAAGTGACTCTGGTTGTATTCCGAAGTCCTTACTTTTGTGTCTGTTTACTTTTGCAGGGCAAAAAGAGACTTGAAGAAGCTTTCCAGCATGGACAGCATGCCATTGATGATTTAGTAAATGTAGCAAAGGTATCTACTGCAGTTGTCTTTCTTTGAAGTTAGAGAAGAATGATTTTTGTTTCTCATGGTTCATTTTTTCTGCTCTTTATTAGGGttctattattattatttttatttattgctATATTAATGCATCTGACTAATCTTTGATTACTTCAGGCTTTGCGTTCTATGCCTGTTGTTGATCTACATATACCGACACTATGTCTAGTTGGATCGCCCAATGTGGGAAAGTCATCATTAGTCCGCATATTATCATCTGGAAAGCCTGAGGTAATGCTCAGCTCAGTTGTTTTTTTATGTTGGTAAACACAGTTTCACAAGCAATTGTCTATTCCTAATGTGTAATCGTAAGTAGTTGTGGTTCTCTTTTTTGACTTGTTGTCTGTAGTTACTACTTACTACTTTTTATCAAACAGAAGTTATCAGTGTCTATGCCTCATTCATTATGTTCCTGTATCAAAGAATCTGTTTGTTGGTGTGCTTCTGGAATTACATCTTTTTGTGGATTTTCTTAGTAGCATTACTCTTCTCTCTATCGTGGACCTAAAGATACGTTCTAGTGAAAATGTGTGACTTTTAGTTCTGATTCTTGAGTTTGTTTGATGAAATCATTCAAGCATTGATGGGTATAATAGTCTTCTCTGCACTTTACAGTTAGCTCATTACTGAATTACTTTTTATGTATCTTTGTACTCGCATTTCTGCAGGTCTGCAGCTATCCATTCACGACAAGAGGGATTCTAA containing:
- the LOC117861532 gene encoding cytochrome P450 89A2, producing the protein MLRLKAAQFLRPPSAMEDWLYHSLSITFCLAVSLLLSSLRPVTGKPPLPPGPPLLSLIGPLIFLGRTNFSIERIISAARSRYGPVFTLYLLPSRPAIFVADHAVAHRALVQRGAADRPPANLPSRIFSSNQHNITSGAYGPLWLVLRRNLTGKVFQPSRLRRFAGARRRAVAGLVAGVTRQMSADGVVVVEGLLHRAMFRVLTSMCFGEGLAADGVVASVEALQREFLTSAIGFQVFGVCPAVTKLVFRRRWKRMLSLRHRQEELLVPLIRACRAQRDTAVAGDSAAVDSYVDSLLGLRIPEDGGTRNLTDGEMVSLCSEFLVAGTDSTAAVVQWIMANLVAQPEIQGRLRAEIRQVAGASIQEEHLPRMPFLRAVVLEGLRRHPPGHFVLPHAATETDGGGVTLEGFSVPRHTSVNFTVAGMGLDEAVWPDARRFRPERFLPGGEGADVDLTGGKEIKMMPFGAGRRICPGMALALLHLEFVVANLVAEFEWREVAGEPVEFAEKQELSVVMRRPLRASVVRCTRNERTCKSFGNCKETNLKDGHKLIAEGWHVIHT
- the LOC117861533 gene encoding nucleolar GTP-binding protein 1; protein product: MRAAAGGRAVFHLQHLRPRPPCRASPAPATAVLPHSAPASRAYHRRLPKGFLPTLEPGVSAVYLCRRVHSTTCSVSLDGRLQGELDGAKGEVRKHETVGAFQKIPMVMPATDILMSAQRKSRNVPPTKGIANIAKRERNKGAKQLDALMKELSVPLRTYTENFPKRRDLHPYERSLIELTFGEGYYEQVLGRVDALRKRITSVGKQHASVCAKSTTKREAEERLAEGKKRLEEAFQHGQHAIDDLVNVAKALRSMPVVDLHIPTLCLVGSPNVGKSSLVRILSSGKPEVCSYPFTTRGILMGHIVSNHERFQVTDTPGLLTRHDDDRNNIERLTLAVLSYLPIAVLYVHDLSEDCGTSVADQYTTYKHMKERFGDRLWIDVISKCDLLGKKAPISFDDADEDVTQYRKFGPEGALRVSVQSEIGVKELKERVHQLLTSQMARIKADKAEHETQEAGVSVPWRS